One Triticum dicoccoides isolate Atlit2015 ecotype Zavitan chromosome 4B, WEW_v2.0, whole genome shotgun sequence genomic window carries:
- the LOC119294540 gene encoding uncharacterized protein LOC119294540 gives MAPAAAAAPAPAATACSSSASSARPPSTASSSSQSPPRRTVPALLLFTSLAALLILSSGEAHDADAASGRPLKDVSFENPEVTFAPSSMGGIFCERIRISGIPRWQFQSYANQIHVRMNVSHSMPEKFHWKIQICFHGNASTGLCQCEMDEWQALQGGMWNAVKSPYASRYVDVKLTDKKSTVFSLSIQEELQKWRLACLGIGFVLLFLSPIVSKWAPFYYSSSMALGILLVVLIVLFQGMKLLPMGKKGLFYLTIYGSVLGVGSYAAHYFSSMVASILENFGLSEEMHNPVSIFLLVAVVLTGAGFGYWMVRRFIISKDGSVDAGIAQFVKWAMRVVAMFFVMQSTLDPILASAALVASWWICSVLTAKKVHKPIARKRKQLNVPSHPRFTQVSPNTRQVQFLSPSSGAGTGRATTTQYGWNNLANGGLVPSAMGKRVAPNQDEDYYSTFHNIEPRKYSKREWEEFTEESTRNALMVHTATPEFAQWAADNAHRLRVERDDASEDESIESSSSSSEEAEKGGKASGLLSGFM, from the exons ATGGCccccgccgcagccgccgcgccgGCGCCGGCCGCCACCGCCTGCTCCTCGTCGGCCAGCTCCGCGCGCCctccctccaccgcctcctcctcctcccagtcGCCGCCCAGGCGCACGGTCCCGGCGCTCCTCCTCTTCACCTCCCTCGCcgccctcctcatcctctcctccgGCGAggcccacgacgccgacgccgcgtCCGGCCGCCCCCTCAAAG ATGTTAGTTTCGAAAATCCAGAGGTGACTTTTGCTCCCTCGTCCATGGGTGGAATCTTTTGTGAGCGAATCCGCATTTCTGGAATACCAAGGTGGCAGTTTCAAAGCTACGCAAATCAAATACATGTTCGAATGAATGTTTCTCATTCAATGCCAGAAAAATTCCATTGGAAAATACAGATTTGCTTTCATGG GAATGCTTCTACGGGTTTGTGCCAATGTGAGATGGATGAATGGCAAGCTCTGCAAGGTGGCATGTGGAATGCTGTGAAGTCTCCATATGCCAGCAGATATGTTGATGTGAAACTGACTGATAAGAAATCTACTGTCTTCAGCCTTTCCATTCAGGAAG AGCTTCAGAAGTGGCGTTTAGCTTGCCTTGGTATTGGATTTGTCCTGTTATTCCTGTCACCCATCGTTAGTAAATGGGCACCTTTTTACTATAGCAGCTCTATGGCACTTGGAATCCTACTTGTGGTGCTGATTGTCCTTTTCCAG GGGATGAAACTGCTACCGATGGGCAAAAAAGGTTTATTTTACCTTACAATTTATGGATCTGTG TTGGGTGTTGGCTCCTATGCTGCACACTACTTCTCCTCAATGGTTGCCTCTATTCTGGAAAACTTTGGCTTGAGCGAGGAGATGCACAACCCT GTTTCAATCTTTCTGCTGGTAGCAGTTGTTTTGACTGGAGCTGGTTTTGGCTATTGGATGGTGAGGAGATTTATCATTTCAAAAGATGGCAGTGTTGATGCCGGGATAGCACAGTTTGTAAAGTGGGCTATGcgtgttgttgcaatgttctttgttaTGCAG AGCACACTGGACCCTATTCTAGCATCGGCTGCTCTAGTTGCTAGCTGGTGGATTTGCTCTGTACTGACGGCAAAGAAAGTTCACAAGCCAATAGCACG GAAGCGAAAACAATTAAATGTGCCTTCTCATCCAAGGTTTACTCAAGTATCACCCAACACTCGCCAGGTCCAGTTCTTAAGTCCATCATCAGGGGCGGGTACTGGAAGAGCCACAACAACACAGTATGGTTGGAACAATTTAGCCAATGGAG GTTTGGTCCCCTCAGCAATGGGAAAGAGGGTAGCACCCAATCAAGATGAAGACTACTACTCCACCTTCCACAACATCGAACCACGGAAATACTCAAAGAGAGAATGGGAGGAGTTCACCGAGGAATCGACCAGAAACGCACTGATGGTACACACGGCCACCCCAGAGTTCGCCCAATGGGCTGCTGACAATGCTCACCGGCTGCGGGTGGAGCGGGACGACGCGTCCGAGGACGAGTCGATCGAGAGCTCCTCTAGCTCTTCCGAAGAAGCTGAGAAAGGCGGAAAAGCTTCCGGTCTGTTGAGCGGGTTTATGTGA